The following proteins are encoded in a genomic region of Alnus glutinosa chromosome 8, dhAlnGlut1.1, whole genome shotgun sequence:
- the LOC133875088 gene encoding uncharacterized protein LOC133875088, with translation MDSNQVPYFTNLLSADNVDDLFIETTSTMFEHEEPSPQMEEEVEVIVKKPLRGGHFSMDEDNMLISSWIEITMNAVQGNEQKHKKYWGRIWEYFYRHKTFNSNRNLKSLMNRWSVIQQAIGKAKLMYHELQGTTFHFEHCWLLLRFHPKWLAHKETNTKPKKKSVVKSRTNTQDSINLEEDEASPEAFINLERPIGRKSKKNKRKNTEKTNPGVVVILNDINEDKKKKTRLFVEAREQDKEMFLLKKEEVRLKQEEVLFKQDEVRLRDGGLRLREKVLRLKEEREEKEFMFMDTSYLDEDGQEYVRRSKKAILEGQKDNP, from the exons ATGGATTCAAACCAAGTCCCATACTTCACCAATCTTCTTAGTGCGGATAATGTTGATGATCTATTCATAGAAACTACAAGTACAATGTTTGAACACGAAGAGCCTTCACCACAAATGGAGGAGGAGGTTgaagtcattgttaaaaaaccATTACGGGGTGGCCACTTCAGCATGGACGAAGACAATATGCTGATATCTTCGTGGATTGAAATTACCATGAATGCGGTTCAAGGAAATGAACAAAAACATAAGAAATATTGGGGTAGAATTTGGGAGTACTTTTATAGGCACAAAACCTTTAATTCGAACCGTAATCTAAAATCTTTAATGAATAGGTGGTCTGTGATTCAACAAGCG attGGGAAGGCAAAACTCATGTATCACGAGCTTCAAGGGACGACATTTCACTTTGAACATTGTTGGTTATTGTTGAGGTTTCATCCAAAATGGCTGGCTCATAAAGAAACTAAtacaaaaccaaagaaaaaatctGTTGTGAAATCTCGTACTAATACTCAAGATTCAATAAATCTAGAGGAAGACGAGGCCTCACCCGAAGCTTTTATAAACTTGGAGCGACCAATAGGCCGAAAATCCAAAAAGAACAAACGAAAGAATACCGAAAAAACGAATCCAGGTGTTGTTGTGATATTGAATGACATAAAtgaagacaagaagaagaaaacaagactaTTTGTGGAAGCACGTGAGCAGGACAAAGAGATGTTTCTTCTTAAGAAAGAGGAAGTACGCCTTAAGCAAGAGGAAGTGCTCTTTAAGCAAGATGAAGTCCGCCTTAGAGATGGGGGATTGCGCTTGAGAGAAAAAGTGCTTCGgttgaaagaagagagagaggaaaaagagttTATGTTCATGGATACAAGTTATTTAGATGAAGATGGGCAAGAATATGTTCGTCGAAGCAAAAAGGCAATCCTTGAAGGTCAAAAAGACAATCCTTGA